The sequence ATCAAATATCTTTAAGCATTTATTTAACATTGTAATGGATAAAATATTTTTTCCATTTTCATATCGAGAAACTTGTTGCTGGCTAATAAAAAGGAAACTACCAAATAAAACACCATTCCAACCTCTACTAATCCGATGTTTTTTTATAAAGGCACCTGTTTTTATATTTAAATCAATAATGTCATCATTCTTATTATTCATTTAAAATCTCCAGCTTATTTTATCTTCGTTATTAACCTATAAAATATTTATCTTTAAATTTAGCTTAGGTGAAATATATACAACAAAAAAAAGTATTAAAAGACGATATTAACGTTCATTAATTGATTTTTAATAGGTGGCGCCTATCAAATAGTAATTAACGATCGTTAAAACAGATCAATATAATAACTTAAATCAAATAGAAAGCATTTAACATGATGATTCAAAATGATATTTTTGTTTATTAGAAATTTTTATGTTTACTATTTCAACCAATATTAATAACAAGTTGACATCAAATTTTTAATAATTTAAATTTATCAGAAATAAATTGTTACAAATTAACCCAAGTTAAATCAAATTATGAACATCGATATTTGATTGATGTTCGGTTTTTTATAAAAAATAAATTTTTCATTTCCAATTATGTAATATTTAAAGAGGGAATAATTATTATTTAATGTTAAATGGCATAAAGTTTAAACCCAATCAAATATAAACAAATGGGATAAGAAGTGACAATTCTAAAACGACGCACTGAATTACATCACCTAATCTTGAAAATAGCTAATAATATTAGAAGTTGTATTGATAGATAGGATTTTGAATAATACGTTTTTTAGCTTCTTTATTTTAAAGTTCTAAAAAGTCTTTTTCTTACTGTATAGTCTGCTAAATTGGCGATTTCAAATTTTTCATTCATTATAGTATAGCCTCCTTCCTTTTCTCATTATTTTGCGGACATCGAAATCCTACTGAACATAATCAGCTCAACAATAGTGATAACGTTAATCTGCGCTAGCTTACTAAATAAAATACGCTGAATGATTTTTTACAAAAACCGAATTAGTGCCCTCTATTCTTGCTCAAGCTTATTTTTGAAATATCACTGACAGATATCTCGTTTAAATTTACCCAATACACTTCGCTCACTGGCGTGAAGCTATCAGTGATATCTACTATTACCAAATTACCTTCACTTGTTATACTCAAGACTTATTACCACAACAGTGACGCCGCGATAGTACCTCGCTCGCCTTTACTCCCTATGCAATAAGTTAACCGATATAGTCATTAAACAGGTTCATGGTGTTATGAGTCAGTTTCGTCGTCTATCGAGCTCGGTTGATAAAGATCATAACCACCACCAAGCACAAAACACCTTGATTGCAGCCGTCACGGATATGCCCAGGGCGATACCGATGATATTCATTATGCCGAGGTGTATCACTATCCAGTAAGATAATAGTAGGAATATAGGTATAACGTTCACTTCTCGACTCATCATCAATTTCCTTGTTTAGGGCATAAAAAACGAGGTGTGATTAACCTCGTTAATAAGGATTAAAATGTTAATGAAAGTAAATCTGTGTTGTTAGTGTTCCTAATACACTTGCAATACTTCTATTTAACGAAGACATAAATTATTTCTTATGGCACCACGGACTTAAGAAGACATCATAAGTGTTTTGATATAATGAAAATGAGGAAGTGCCATTATAAACTGCGGTTGCTGTATTAATTGCTCTACCTCCTGTTGTTTAATAAAAGTGTGTTGAGTGACAAACACATCACTCATCTCTTTAAGATAAAAAACCTGTATGGTTTTATTTCTCACTTTCACACCACAAAAATACCAATGACCGTCAAAATAAATCAGTTTGTACGGTGCGATACCTTTTACCGTGGTATCGCAATACAAGAACTGAATACAGCGTTTATCAATAATGGCTTGAGTTAATACTGCAAATGCCCCAAACAACGAAGGCGAATGCTGAGGAGCCTCATGATAAATCAGATAAGGCGGTGCTTCCTCAGAGTCCAATAACACCGAAATAAGCTTTCTATCCAATGAAGGAAAAAACGGCACCATGCTCGTCATCGACGCAAATTGTAGAATGTCTTTATCGGTTCTAAAAAAACGTTGTGATTTCGCTAACCAATAACATCCTGCTTTATAGTCCAAATCGAGATAAATAAGCCGTTCATTAAAGTCACGTTGTAAAGTGCGTACTGACACATTAAATTCTTGTGCTAATCCTTTTAAGGATAAGGTTTCTCCTTTAAACAACTGGGTAATAATAAAGGTCAACCGTTGTGCCAAACGGTCATGCCGATGTTGAGATGATGACATAGACGTTATTCCGTTAAAGCAACAAATGAAAAGCCAGCTTAGTCACAAGAAAGGTGTTTTTGACGTAAATAAGCCACGATAATGCACGCCGGCACCGTGACACGATAGGCAGGTCCGGCGATATCAGACAGTAACCAAGCCGAACTGAGAGCGAGACCAATAGGACCAGCGACAAACGACAGTGCGCGTTGAGCAACAAAGAGCGTACCAACGGTAGCAACACCACCTAAGGCATTAATCACACTGATAGCCGATAAGGTTGCAAGTTCTAAGGCGGCAAAACCCGATGTTCTAATGGCTGCCTGCATGGCAATTAACACCAGTTGAGGGGTGGGATTGGTGAGATTTAATTGTAATTCTTGAGCCAGTGTTTTTAACTCCTCCTCTGTCATTTTGCCTAAGCTTTTCTCAAAAACTTTTAATAAAAGATTTAATTCAATGGTTTCTGTTTCACTATTTTTAGCGTAACTCACCTCCAACTTATCACAAACATCGGTTAATATCTCACGATACAACACGCCTTTATTGCCACGAAATAAACTCACTAAACTGTTAGCACCATAAGTTTGTAATTCTGCACAAATGGCAGGCCAATACTTTTGATGGTCAGGATAAAAGAGTTGATATTCAGGGGTATTGGTTAACGTTTCAGACCAACGTTTTTCACCGTCTTTAATATCGTGTGTTAATACCGATAACAGTAATGATAAGTCTTCATTACTGCATTGCCCAATAAAAGATAAGTCTGCATCAATACGATAGTTCGCCATCTTTTGTGTCCTCATTTAATTAAGATGACGTTACTATAAAACACCCCACTGACAGGGTATGACAGGCAAAATTATTATTTTCAAAAAATAAAAAAGATTGAAACGACAGGATGTGTCGTTTCGATGTAAAGCCTTTATTTTGCGTCAAGTGATTAAGGTATATCTAAGATTTTCTTGATTTAATCACCTTACTTTTTGCCCTCTTCCCACATACTCTTTTTCAATTAAGGTAACTCGACTTCACTGAGACTCGGTGTTGCATTCGTGCTACTTTGATAAATATTGGCATACCCTTGTTGTGGATAAATAATCACTGCATTTTTTCAATATCAAAATCACAGTGAGTCATATTAGGTATAAAGGTGGCTTGTTTCTTCTTAACGTTAACAACCCAGATGCCACTAGCTATACAGTCTCCCTAGGTAGCTGAGTTTTTACCACGCTATAACATCCTTTCTCTACTAAAAGCTCGCACACAATAAACTCATTACTCCCCTCAAAAGGTGAAGTCCCCTCTGAAGTCTTTACCGTCTCCAATTCATCCCAAGTTACTGCATAAACATAAGTTATCTTAATATGGCGACCGTTTTTTCTGATCTTTTTATCTCATTCAC comes from Proteus vulgaris and encodes:
- a CDS encoding DUF3944 domain-containing protein — translated: MANYRIDADLSFIGQCSNEDLSLLLSVLTHDIKDGEKRWSETLTNTPEYQLFYPDHQKYWPAICAELQTYGANSLVSLFRGNKGVLYREILTDVCDKLEVSYAKNSETETIELNLLLKVFEKSLGKMTEEELKTLAQELQLNLTNPTPQLVLIAMQAAIRTSGFAALELATLSAISVINALGGVATVGTLFVAQRALSFVAGPIGLALSSAWLLSDIAGPAYRVTVPACIIVAYLRQKHLSCD
- a CDS encoding helix-turn-helix domain-containing protein, with protein sequence MNNKNDDIIDLNIKTGAFIKKHRISRGWNGVLFGSFLFISQQQVSRYENGKNILSITMLNKCLKIFDLTWDDYIREVIYNDNPKNNIDVII
- a CDS encoding helix-turn-helix transcriptional regulator, giving the protein MSSSQHRHDRLAQRLTFIITQLFKGETLSLKGLAQEFNVSVRTLQRDFNERLIYLDLDYKAGCYWLAKSQRFFRTDKDILQFASMTSMVPFFPSLDRKLISVLLDSEEAPPYLIYHEAPQHSPSLFGAFAVLTQAIIDKRCIQFLYCDTTVKGIAPYKLIYFDGHWYFCGVKVRNKTIQVFYLKEMSDVFVTQHTFIKQQEVEQLIQQPQFIMALPHFHYIKTLMMSS